A window of the Gossypium hirsutum isolate 1008001.06 chromosome A05, Gossypium_hirsutum_v2.1, whole genome shotgun sequence genome harbors these coding sequences:
- the LOC107957220 gene encoding uncharacterized PE-PGRS family protein PE_PGRS46 has product MGKEGKMGRVFASLVLVLVVVQASHARNVPSHVGLDNRQTTMPGASTEEQTLQADAPKADSPKGTSGIDDKKNFIYGGVGGFAGMGGYGGIAGGIPFLGGLGGIGKIGGIGGATGIGGYTGIGGLGSLGGVGGLGGGIGGGGSLGGGSGIFPSP; this is encoded by the coding sequence ATGGGGAAAGAAGGAAAGATGGGTAGGGTTTTCGCATCTCTTGTGCTTGTTTTGGTGGTTGTGCAAGCTAGCCATGCACGTAATGTGCCTAGCCATGTCGGCCTCGATAACCGACAAACAACGATGCCAGGTGCCTCAACGGAGGAGCAAACGTTGCAAGCCGATGCACCGAAGGCGGATTCACCGAAGGGTACGAGTGGCATTGATGACAAGAAGAATTTTATTTACGGTGGAGTTGGTGGCTTTGCTGGGATGGGTGGCTATGGTGGAATTGCTGGTGGAATCCCTTTTCTTGGCGGCCTTGGTGGGATTGGGAAAATTGGTGGAATCGGTGGTGCCACCGGAATAGGCGGTTATACGGGTATCGGTGGCCTGGGCAGTTTAGGCGGTGTTGGAGGACTTGGTGGTGGTATTGGCGGTGGCGGCAGCCTCGGAGGTGGCAGTGGCATTTTCCCATCCCCTTGA